In Solanum stenotomum isolate F172 chromosome 6, ASM1918654v1, whole genome shotgun sequence, one DNA window encodes the following:
- the LOC125867486 gene encoding uncharacterized protein LOC125867486 isoform X1 translates to MGGCVSSPSKKIKLKAKYIPKTRRFRRKAPSSVSVAPIEQLTDAGEYARDVDVCEFVTVDYESRASSPAFHHSLNYHQVDVTGLSQEEAWFDTCSVLDSDSDEDFTSVLGEICPSLVVAAGSALDHQSQIETHSRFYDTINNNDIPCVDGNFTKRRNVAEDPSLTSQRRKLSVVTLADSKILHDEDTTTEFCPSRRLLYHPKAGCLIPHSSDVKLTQGCWSPVSPSIFKLRGMNYFRHVTMVMLYIRLIYIVYNKICKCFLFCSAFKLIRLFIFLKCRDKRKFPAANCCPYVPIGVDLFVSPRKISHIARYLELPFVEPHENVPSLLVVNIQLPSYPTSMFLGENDGEGMSLVLYFKVSENFEREVSPQFQDSIKRFVKDEMEIVKGFAKESTVPFRERLKVMVGLANPEDLHLNPAEKKLLHAYNEKPVLSRPQHAFYEGDSYFEIDLDVHRFSYISRKGFDAFRERLKHGILDLGLTIQAQKQEELPERVLCCVQLNKIDFVNCGQIPQLIIPIENN, encoded by the exons ATGGGTGGATGTGTGTCGAGTCCGTCTAAGAAGATTAAGTTAAAAGCAAAGTACATTCCCAAGACTCGTAGGTTTCGAAGGAAGGCACCATCTTCTGTTTCTGTTGCACCAATAGAGCAACTTACTGATGCAGGAGAGTATGCAAGAGATGTTGATGTTTGTGAGTTTGTCACAGTAGACTACGAGAGCAGGGCGTCAAGTCCTGCATTTCATCATTCCCTAAACTATCATCAAGTTGATGTAACCG GATTAAGCCAAGAGGAAGCATGGTTTGATACTTGCAGTGTCCTTGACTCGGATTCAGACGAAGACTTCACTAGTGTTCTTGGAG AAATTTGCCCTTCACTCGTCGTTGCTGCTGGGAGTGCATTAGATCATCAAAGCCAAATTGAAACCCACTCACGCTTTTATGATACTATCAACAACAATGATATACCATGT GTAGATGGAAATTTTACTAAGAGGAGAAATGTTGCGGAGGATCCAAGTTTGACATCTCAACGAAGGAAGTTATCAGTTGTAACACTTGCTGATAGTAAGATACTGCATGATGAAGACACGACGACTGAGTTCT GTCCTTCAAGAAGATTATTGTATCATCCAAAAGCAGGATGTCTTATTCCACATTCTAGTGATGTGAAATTGACTCAAGGATGTTGGAGTCCGGTTTCTCCTTCCATATTTAAGCTTCGTGGAATGAATTACTTCAGGCATGTTACTATGGTTATGTTATATATTCGCCTTATCTACATTGTGTACAATAAGATTTGCAAGTGTTTCTTGTTTTGCTCTGCATTCAAGCTTATAAGACTTTTTATATTTCTCAAATGCAGGGATAAAAGGAAATTTCCTGCCGCGAATTGTTGCCCTTATGTACCTATTGgtgttgatttatttgtttCTCCGCGGAAGATATCTCACATAGCACGGTATCTTGAACTTCCCTTTGTAGAGCCACATGAAAACGTTCCATCATTGCTTGTCGTCAATATACAG CTGCCTAGTTACCCTACTTCGATGTTCCTTGGGGAAAACGATGGAGAGGGAATGAGCCTTGTACTATATTTCAAAGTAtcagaaaattttgaaagagaagTTTCTCCACAATTTCAAGACAGTATAAAG AGATTTGTGAAGGATGAAATGGAAATCGTAAAGGGATTTGCAAAGGAATCAACAGTTCCTTTCAGAGAAAGACTCAAAGTTATGGTTGGTTTAGCCAATCCTGAAGACCTTCATTTAAATCCCGCAGAGAAAAAGCTTTTACATGCATATAATGAAAAACCAGTGCTTTCGCGTCCTCAACATGCGTTCTACGAG GGAGACAGCTACTTCGAAATAGACTTGGATGTTCATCGTTTCAGTTACATCTCCAGGAAAGGATTTGATGCATTCCGAGAACGGTTGAAACATGGAATTCTTGATCTTGGATTGACAATTCAG GCACAGAAGCAAGAGGAGTTGCCAGAGAGAGTTTTGTGCTGCGTTCAATTgaacaaaattgattttgtgAATTGTGGCCAGATACCTCAACTTATTATTCCTATTGAAAATAATTGA
- the LOC125867556 gene encoding probable WRKY transcription factor 4: protein MAENEGSSSSSTSRGQLLRPTITLPPRSSIESLFSGGSSGISPGPMTLVSSFFSDNDPDSECRSFSQLLAGAMTPPAGFTGGRPGFPPLPPPSTAAITQSPTTFTVPPGLNPTSLFDGFFSPGQGPFGMSHQQVLAQLTSQASQAQSQMHIQPNYPSSATAAAPSMSQFQSLPTNAAANRQIPPTLDPNIVKESSDVSLSDQRSEPASFAVDKPADDGYNWRKYGQKQVKGSEYPRSYYKCTNPNCPVKKKVERSLDGQVTEIIYKGQHNHQPPQASKRSKESGNPNGNYNLQGPYELSSEGLTGNFNKPKEGEPSYSLRMKDQESSQANDQTSGSSDSEEVGNAETRVDGRDIDERESKRRAVEVQSTEAACSHRTVAEPRIIVQTTSEVDLLDDGYRWRKYGQKVVKGNPYPRSYYKCTSQGCNVRKHVERAASDPKAVITTYEGKHNHDVPAARNSSHNTANNSMSQLRPHNPVVDKPAAMRRADFQRNEQQPIALLRFKEEQST from the exons ATGGCCGAAAATGAAGgatcatcatcttcttcaacgTCAAGAGGTCAATTACTCCGTCCAACTATTACTTTACCGCCGAGAAGTTCTATTGAGAGTCTATTTTCAGGCGGGTCAAGTGGTATTAGCCCGGGTCCGATGACCCTTGTATCCAGTTTCTTCTCCGATAACGATCCAGATTCTGAGTGTCGTTCATTTTCACAGCTTCTCGCCGGTGCAATGACACCTCCGGCGGGTTTTACCGGTGGTAGACCAGGTTTCCCGCCACTTCCGCCACCATCTACGGCGGCGATAACTCAGTCACCGACTACGTTTACTGTGCCGCCTGGATTGAATCCAACTAGTTTGTTTGATGGGTTCTTCTCACCTGGTCAG GGTCCTTTTGGAATGTCACATCAGCAAGTGCTTGCTCAACTTACATCTCAGGCCTCCCAGGCTCAGTCTCAAATGCACATTCAGCCTAACTATCCATCTTCTGCAACGGCAGCTGCACCATCAATGTCACAGTTCCAGTCCTTACCAACAAATGCAGCAGCAAACCGACAGATACCTCCCACTTTGGATCCTAACATCGTGAAAGAGTCATCAGATGTTTCCCTATCTGATCAGAGGTCAGAACCTGCTTCCTTCGCTGTTGACAAACCTGCTGATGATGGCTACAACTGGCGAAAGTATGGGCAGAAGCAGGTCAAGGGAAGTGAATATCCTCGTAGCTATTACAAGTGTACAAATCCAAATTGTCCAGTCAAGAAGAAGGTTGAGCGCTCCCTAGATGGCCAGGTGACTGAGATTATATATAAGGGCCAACACAACCATCAGCCACCTCAAGCTAGTAAGCGTTCAAAAGAAAGTGGAAATCCAAATGGTAACTATAATCTGCAGGGGCCCTATGAGCTCAGCTCAGAGGGTCTGACAGGAAATTTTAACAAACCCAAGGAGGGCGAACCTTCCTACTCGTTAAGAATGAAGGATCAAGAATCCAGCCAAGCAAATGATCAGACCTCTGGCTCAAGTGACAGTGAGGAAGTGGGTAATGCAGAGACTAGAGTGGACGGAAGGGACATTGACGAACGGGAATCAAAGCGGAG GGCTGTAGAAGTACAAAGTACAGAGGCAGCTTGTTCTCACCGGACTGTTGCAGAACCTAGGATCATTGTTCAAACAACTAGTGAAGTTGATCTATTGGACGATGGTTATAGGTGGCGAAAGTATGGCCAGAAGGTTGTTAAAGGAAACCCTTATCCAAG AAGCTATTACAAATGTACCAGCCAGGGATGTAATGTAAGAAAGCATGTTGAACGGGCTGCAAGTGACCCTAAAGCAGTCATAACAACATATGAAGGTAAACATAATCATGATGTGCCTGCAGCCAGGAATAGTAGCCACAATACAGCCAATAATTCTATGTCACAATTGAGGCCACACAACCCTGTAGTTGATAAACCAGCTGCAATGCGAAGAGCGGACTTTCAGAGAAATGAACAACAACCTATAGCGCTTCTACGCTTCAAAGAAGAACAAAGTACATGA
- the LOC125867486 gene encoding uncharacterized protein LOC125867486 isoform X2, whose product MGGCVSSPSKKIKLKAKYIPKTRRFRRKAPSSVSVAPIEQLTDAGEYARDVDVCEFVTVDYESRASSPAFHHSLNYHQVDVTGLSQEEAWFDTCSVLDSDSDEDFTSVLGEICPSLVVAAGSALDHQSQIETHSRFYDTINNNDIPCVDGNFTKRRNVAEDPSLTSQRRKLSVVTLADSPSRRLLYHPKAGCLIPHSSDVKLTQGCWSPVSPSIFKLRGMNYFRHVTMVMLYIRLIYIVYNKICKCFLFCSAFKLIRLFIFLKCRDKRKFPAANCCPYVPIGVDLFVSPRKISHIARYLELPFVEPHENVPSLLVVNIQLPSYPTSMFLGENDGEGMSLVLYFKVSENFEREVSPQFQDSIKRFVKDEMEIVKGFAKESTVPFRERLKVMVGLANPEDLHLNPAEKKLLHAYNEKPVLSRPQHAFYEGDSYFEIDLDVHRFSYISRKGFDAFRERLKHGILDLGLTIQAQKQEELPERVLCCVQLNKIDFVNCGQIPQLIIPIENN is encoded by the exons ATGGGTGGATGTGTGTCGAGTCCGTCTAAGAAGATTAAGTTAAAAGCAAAGTACATTCCCAAGACTCGTAGGTTTCGAAGGAAGGCACCATCTTCTGTTTCTGTTGCACCAATAGAGCAACTTACTGATGCAGGAGAGTATGCAAGAGATGTTGATGTTTGTGAGTTTGTCACAGTAGACTACGAGAGCAGGGCGTCAAGTCCTGCATTTCATCATTCCCTAAACTATCATCAAGTTGATGTAACCG GATTAAGCCAAGAGGAAGCATGGTTTGATACTTGCAGTGTCCTTGACTCGGATTCAGACGAAGACTTCACTAGTGTTCTTGGAG AAATTTGCCCTTCACTCGTCGTTGCTGCTGGGAGTGCATTAGATCATCAAAGCCAAATTGAAACCCACTCACGCTTTTATGATACTATCAACAACAATGATATACCATGT GTAGATGGAAATTTTACTAAGAGGAGAAATGTTGCGGAGGATCCAAGTTTGACATCTCAACGAAGGAAGTTATCAGTTGTAACACTTGCTGATA GTCCTTCAAGAAGATTATTGTATCATCCAAAAGCAGGATGTCTTATTCCACATTCTAGTGATGTGAAATTGACTCAAGGATGTTGGAGTCCGGTTTCTCCTTCCATATTTAAGCTTCGTGGAATGAATTACTTCAGGCATGTTACTATGGTTATGTTATATATTCGCCTTATCTACATTGTGTACAATAAGATTTGCAAGTGTTTCTTGTTTTGCTCTGCATTCAAGCTTATAAGACTTTTTATATTTCTCAAATGCAGGGATAAAAGGAAATTTCCTGCCGCGAATTGTTGCCCTTATGTACCTATTGgtgttgatttatttgtttCTCCGCGGAAGATATCTCACATAGCACGGTATCTTGAACTTCCCTTTGTAGAGCCACATGAAAACGTTCCATCATTGCTTGTCGTCAATATACAG CTGCCTAGTTACCCTACTTCGATGTTCCTTGGGGAAAACGATGGAGAGGGAATGAGCCTTGTACTATATTTCAAAGTAtcagaaaattttgaaagagaagTTTCTCCACAATTTCAAGACAGTATAAAG AGATTTGTGAAGGATGAAATGGAAATCGTAAAGGGATTTGCAAAGGAATCAACAGTTCCTTTCAGAGAAAGACTCAAAGTTATGGTTGGTTTAGCCAATCCTGAAGACCTTCATTTAAATCCCGCAGAGAAAAAGCTTTTACATGCATATAATGAAAAACCAGTGCTTTCGCGTCCTCAACATGCGTTCTACGAG GGAGACAGCTACTTCGAAATAGACTTGGATGTTCATCGTTTCAGTTACATCTCCAGGAAAGGATTTGATGCATTCCGAGAACGGTTGAAACATGGAATTCTTGATCTTGGATTGACAATTCAG GCACAGAAGCAAGAGGAGTTGCCAGAGAGAGTTTTGTGCTGCGTTCAATTgaacaaaattgattttgtgAATTGTGGCCAGATACCTCAACTTATTATTCCTATTGAAAATAATTGA